A single Streptomyces sp. 2114.4 DNA region contains:
- a CDS encoding non-ribosomal peptide synthetase — protein sequence MSGAKTAGAADSGAREELFAGVPARWQGEPSPVPALTLPELFEAQVRRTPDAPAATFRDRTLSYRELNERANRLARLLVARGAGPEQIVGVLMPRSLHQIVSLVAVTKTGAAYLPVDVDYPAERIAYMLGHSDPVCLLTTADSPAAEGLADRLVLLDDPAVDEALPGLPDTDPSDAERTAPLRMAHPAYVTYTSGSTGTPKAVVIEHRALADYLAWARKDYPSMGPGGTSLWHSPVSFDMTVSELWGPLVSGGRVLAAALEEDAHAGTVSCTFMKATPSHLPMLHLLPDGYSPTGELMLGGEALQGAALDEWRRRHPGATVINVYGPSEITVNMAQFRLEPGRPTPDGVLPLGRVMDNMRGYVLDDRLRPVAPGVTGELYIAGPGLARGYFRQPALSGERFVADPFGAPGERMYRSGDLARWTQDGQLEFRGRADHQVKVRGFRVEPGEIEAVLTQHPQVSRAVVLVREDRPGDQRIVAYVSCAEGAAEPDAGTLRAHAAEVVPWYMVPSAFVVIEDWPLTPNAKVDRKALPAPEYRTGAGRVPRTATEETLCRLAAEVLGLESVGVEDNFFDLGGHSLLANRLTSRIRAAMDAELPMSAVFEAPTVAELAGRLAGADAARPALAPARRPDRIPLSPAQQRLWFLHQLEGTGPAYTIPIAVRLTGELDRTALEAALGDVRARHEALRTRFAEHDGEPHQVIVDAGQEPLELEFAELDGAEQLQRVLAEQAGHGFDLTAGVPLKAALYRLGEREHVLLLLVHHIITDGWSRDPLTRDLSTAYTARAGGRAPAWKPLPVQYADYTLWQRGMLGDESDPDSAAARQLAFWKQTLSGTPELLELPLDRPRPSVASYRGAVTRFTFDAALHSRMAELARECDVTVFMVLQAGLAALLSRLGAGTDIPIGTAVAGRTDEALDDLVGFFVNTLVLRTDVSGDPTFRQLLARVRETDLAAYAHQDIPFERVVEAVNPVRSLSHAPLFQTMLTSQNTPEDAMALPGLEAVAQDVAKGVVPFDLSFHTKEKTAQDGTPAGIDALLEYATDLFDRATVEALTARLVRLLGESTAQPDAPVGEVEILTEQERRQALEEWQGRPHEVSGKTLPVLIEEQARRVPDAPAVVHEDTQLTYAELNERANRQARLLVRRGVGPERYVAVALPRSVDLVVTLLAIVKAGGAYLPLDPSYPADRLGFMLEDVAPVLAVTARGVLDHVTVPCPSLRLDDPEVLAELAAQDSTDLTDADRNAPLLADNAAFVIFTSGSTGRPKGVTVQHRSLDAYLSWTRTAYPGVAGRALVHSPVAFDLTATGLFAPLTSGGCVELVELDGRTQATDGRPQPTFVKATPSHLPLLIELPGQYSPNEQLVLGGESLMGEVLDEWRGRHPGATVINEYGPTETTVGCSEYRIEPGESVPAGVVTIGRPIWNTQMFVLDARLRPVPTGSTGEVYIAGDLVTRGYHRRPDLTSGRFVANPYGPPGSRMYRSGDLARWRADGQMEFIARVDDQVKLRGFRIELGEIEGVIGAHPKLAQVAVIVREDQPGDKRLVGYAVPAPGQSVDSAELRRYAAGQLPDYMVPAVFVLLEELPLTVNRKLDRKALPTPDYGVAAGASGRAPRTAHEEILCAAFAEILGLPRVGVDDNFFALGGHSLLVTRLIAGLRRTLGAELPIRAVFEAPTVAELAARLADAGTARPPLVAGERPARLPLSPAQQRLWFLHKLAGPSPTYNVPVAVRLTGELDRAALEAALGDVVERHEALRTRFAEESGEPCQVVLSGEPSRPVVEWVELEAPDQLETALAEVAAYGFDLTAGVPLKLTLFKVAEDRHVLLILLHHIASDGWSMGPLSRDLSTAYTARVGGHAPAWEPLPVQYADYALWQRDVLGDENDPGSVLSQQLDFWRKELSGAPELLELPLDRPRPAVASHRGATVELSIDAELHRALLSFAQGSGATLFMVLHSAVAALLSRMGAGTDIPIGTAVAGRSDEALDDLVGFFVNTLVLRTDVSGDPTFRQLLARVRETDLAAYAHQDTPFERAVEAAQVTRVLSHTPLFQVSLNLEDGTAITPDLPGVQVRPEPVGVPAAKSELVFGLTERHTTAGEPAGLTGELTYATDLFERAGAEALAGRLIRMLRTIAADPDRRVGSAEILAEEERRELLVTRNATEQAVPALTMPQLFEAQAAQAPDAEAVVYEDTTLTYGELDRRANQLARLLITHGVGPERLVALAMPRSADMITAALAIHKAGGAYLPIDPDYPTDRITYMLTDAHPVCILTESTTAGRLPETTCPQLVLDNPTTTARLAHLPDTPVTDTERTTPLHLHHPAYLIYTSGSTGRPKGVLVTHTGIASLATAQTHHLNTGPTSRTLQFASLSFDAATWEIIMALTHGATLVMAPPTRLTGDELTTLLHQQHITHATLPPAILATLPDNTLPADMTLIVAGEACPPEQTARWSTGRHMINAYGPTETTICTTMSPPLTGTTTPPLGTPITNTHLYLLDHNLHPTPPGVPGELYTTGPGLARGYHNRPDLTAQHFIANPYGPPGTRLYRTGDLARWTTHHTLEYLGRTDNQVKIRGFRIELGEIETTLTDHPQVARAMALVRTDRADEQRIVAYVEGPADAAAASRLVEELRERCAGQLPAYMVPSAFVVLQEWPLTPNGKVDRKALPAPEQPTGSADGRAPRTPQEETLCGIFGELLGVASVSIDDSFFQLGGHSLLVTRLISRVRTALGAELPVRTVFEKPTVAGLAGEIGTARRARPSLRRMRSS from the coding sequence ATGAGCGGTGCGAAGACTGCGGGTGCGGCGGATTCCGGTGCCCGGGAGGAGCTGTTCGCAGGTGTCCCGGCGCGGTGGCAGGGCGAGCCGTCCCCCGTCCCCGCCCTGACGCTGCCCGAGCTCTTCGAAGCCCAGGTGCGCCGCACCCCCGACGCCCCCGCCGCGACCTTCCGCGACCGGACCCTCAGCTATCGCGAGCTGAACGAGCGCGCCAACCGGCTGGCCCGGCTGCTGGTGGCGCGCGGCGCCGGCCCCGAGCAGATCGTCGGCGTGCTGATGCCGCGCTCGCTGCACCAGATCGTGTCACTGGTGGCGGTGACCAAAACCGGTGCCGCCTACCTGCCGGTGGACGTCGACTACCCGGCCGAACGCATCGCCTACATGCTCGGCCACTCGGACCCCGTCTGCCTGCTCACCACCGCCGACTCCCCTGCCGCGGAAGGGCTCGCGGACCGGCTGGTGCTGCTGGACGACCCGGCGGTGGACGAGGCGCTGCCCGGCCTGCCGGACACCGATCCGAGCGACGCCGAGCGCACCGCGCCGCTGCGCATGGCCCACCCGGCGTATGTCACCTACACCTCCGGCTCCACCGGGACGCCCAAGGCCGTGGTGATCGAGCACCGCGCGCTGGCCGACTATCTGGCCTGGGCGCGTAAGGACTACCCGAGCATGGGGCCGGGCGGTACCTCGCTGTGGCACTCACCGGTGTCCTTCGACATGACCGTCTCGGAGTTGTGGGGCCCGCTGGTGTCCGGCGGGCGGGTGCTGGCCGCCGCGCTGGAGGAGGACGCGCACGCCGGCACGGTCTCCTGCACCTTCATGAAGGCCACCCCGAGCCATCTGCCGATGCTCCATCTCCTCCCGGACGGCTACTCGCCCACCGGTGAGCTGATGCTCGGCGGTGAGGCGCTGCAGGGCGCCGCGCTGGACGAGTGGCGCCGCCGCCACCCCGGCGCCACCGTCATCAACGTGTACGGCCCGTCCGAAATCACCGTCAACATGGCGCAGTTCCGGCTGGAGCCGGGCCGTCCGACGCCGGACGGCGTCCTGCCGCTGGGCCGCGTGATGGACAATATGCGCGGTTACGTCCTGGACGACCGGCTGCGTCCGGTGGCACCGGGCGTCACCGGTGAGCTCTACATCGCGGGCCCCGGGCTGGCGCGCGGCTACTTCAGGCAGCCGGCACTGTCCGGCGAGCGGTTCGTCGCCGACCCGTTCGGGGCGCCGGGCGAGCGGATGTACCGCTCCGGTGACCTGGCCCGATGGACGCAGGACGGGCAGCTGGAGTTCCGCGGCCGCGCCGATCACCAGGTCAAGGTCCGCGGCTTCCGCGTCGAGCCCGGCGAGATCGAGGCCGTGCTGACGCAGCATCCGCAGGTCTCGCGCGCCGTGGTGCTGGTCCGTGAGGACCGCCCCGGCGACCAGCGGATCGTCGCGTATGTGAGCTGCGCGGAGGGCGCCGCCGAGCCGGATGCCGGGACGCTGCGGGCGCATGCCGCGGAGGTCGTGCCGTGGTACATGGTGCCGTCGGCCTTCGTCGTGATCGAGGACTGGCCGCTGACGCCGAACGCGAAGGTGGACCGCAAGGCGCTGCCCGCCCCCGAGTACCGCACCGGCGCCGGCCGCGTTCCGCGCACCGCGACGGAGGAGACCTTGTGCCGGCTGGCCGCCGAGGTGCTGGGCCTGGAGTCGGTCGGCGTCGAGGACAACTTCTTCGATCTGGGCGGTCACTCGCTGCTGGCCAACCGGCTGACCAGCCGGATCCGTGCGGCCATGGACGCCGAGCTGCCCATGAGCGCGGTGTTCGAGGCACCGACCGTCGCCGAGCTGGCGGGCCGCCTGGCCGGCGCCGACGCGGCACGCCCTGCGCTGGCGCCGGCCCGGCGCCCGGACCGCATCCCGCTCTCCCCCGCCCAGCAGCGCCTGTGGTTCCTCCACCAGCTGGAGGGCACCGGCCCGGCCTACACCATCCCGATCGCCGTCCGGCTGACCGGTGAGCTGGACCGCACCGCCCTGGAGGCGGCGCTGGGTGATGTGCGGGCGCGGCACGAGGCGCTGCGCACCCGCTTCGCCGAGCACGACGGCGAACCCCACCAGGTGATCGTGGACGCCGGACAGGAGCCCCTGGAACTCGAATTCGCCGAGCTGGACGGAGCCGAGCAGCTTCAGCGGGTGCTGGCCGAGCAGGCCGGGCACGGCTTCGACCTCACCGCGGGAGTGCCGCTGAAGGCCGCCCTCTACCGGCTCGGCGAGCGTGAGCACGTCCTGCTCCTGCTGGTGCACCACATCATCACCGACGGCTGGTCCCGCGATCCGCTCACCCGCGACCTGTCCACCGCCTACACCGCGCGCGCCGGCGGCCGGGCCCCGGCCTGGAAGCCGCTGCCGGTGCAGTACGCCGACTACACCCTGTGGCAGCGCGGGATGCTGGGCGACGAGAGCGACCCGGACAGCGCCGCCGCCAGGCAACTGGCCTTCTGGAAGCAGACGTTGAGCGGCACTCCGGAGCTGCTGGAACTGCCGCTGGACCGGCCCCGCCCGTCCGTCGCCAGTTACCGCGGTGCCGTCACCCGCTTCACCTTCGACGCCGCTCTCCACTCCCGTATGGCGGAGCTGGCGCGCGAGTGCGATGTCACGGTGTTCATGGTGCTGCAGGCCGGCCTCGCGGCCCTGCTCTCCCGCCTGGGCGCGGGCACCGACATCCCGATCGGCACCGCCGTGGCCGGCCGCACCGACGAAGCCCTGGACGACCTCGTCGGCTTCTTCGTCAACACCCTCGTCCTGCGCACCGACGTCTCCGGCGACCCCACCTTCCGCCAACTCCTGGCCCGAGTACGGGAAACCGACCTCGCCGCCTACGCCCACCAGGACATCCCGTTCGAGCGCGTCGTCGAGGCGGTCAACCCGGTCCGGTCGCTGTCCCACGCCCCCCTCTTCCAGACCATGCTGACCTCGCAGAACACCCCCGAGGACGCCATGGCGCTGCCCGGCCTGGAGGCGGTGGCGCAGGACGTGGCCAAGGGGGTCGTGCCGTTCGACCTCTCCTTCCACACCAAGGAGAAGACGGCGCAGGACGGCACGCCCGCGGGCATCGACGCCCTGTTGGAGTACGCCACCGACCTGTTCGACCGGGCCACCGTCGAGGCGCTGACCGCCCGTCTGGTACGGCTGCTGGGCGAGTCCACCGCACAACCGGACGCCCCCGTGGGTGAGGTGGAGATCCTGACGGAGCAGGAGCGGCGGCAGGCGCTGGAGGAGTGGCAGGGTCGTCCGCACGAGGTGTCGGGGAAGACGCTGCCCGTCCTCATCGAGGAGCAGGCACGGCGGGTGCCCGACGCCCCCGCGGTCGTCCACGAGGACACCCAACTGACCTACGCCGAGCTCAACGAGCGCGCCAACCGCCAGGCCCGGCTCCTGGTGCGGCGCGGGGTCGGTCCGGAGCGCTATGTCGCGGTGGCGCTGCCCCGGTCGGTGGACCTGGTGGTGACCCTCCTGGCCATCGTCAAGGCCGGTGGCGCCTATCTGCCGCTGGACCCGTCCTACCCCGCGGACCGGCTCGGCTTCATGCTGGAGGACGTGGCGCCCGTGCTGGCCGTCACGGCCCGGGGTGTGCTCGACCACGTCACCGTGCCGTGCCCGTCGTTGCGCCTGGACGACCCCGAGGTCCTGGCGGAACTGGCCGCCCAGGACTCCACCGACCTCACCGACGCCGACCGCAACGCGCCGCTGCTGGCGGACAACGCGGCCTTCGTCATCTTCACCTCCGGGTCGACCGGCCGCCCCAAGGGCGTCACCGTGCAGCACCGTTCGCTGGACGCCTACCTGAGCTGGACCCGCACGGCGTACCCGGGTGTGGCCGGACGGGCCCTGGTGCACTCGCCGGTGGCCTTCGACCTCACCGCCACCGGCCTGTTCGCGCCCCTGACCTCCGGCGGCTGCGTCGAGCTGGTCGAGCTGGACGGCCGGACCCAAGCGACGGACGGGCGGCCGCAGCCCACCTTCGTCAAGGCCACCCCCAGCCACCTGCCGCTGCTCATCGAACTGCCCGGACAGTACTCGCCGAACGAGCAGCTGGTGCTCGGCGGCGAGTCGCTGATGGGCGAGGTCCTGGACGAATGGCGGGGCCGGCACCCCGGTGCCACCGTCATCAACGAGTACGGCCCGACGGAGACCACCGTCGGCTGCTCGGAGTACCGCATCGAGCCGGGCGAGAGCGTCCCGGCGGGCGTGGTCACCATCGGCCGGCCGATCTGGAACACCCAGATGTTCGTGCTGGACGCCCGGCTGCGCCCGGTGCCCACCGGCAGCACCGGCGAGGTGTACATCGCCGGTGACCTGGTGACCCGCGGCTACCACCGGCGCCCGGACCTGACCTCGGGCCGCTTCGTCGCCAACCCCTACGGCCCGCCGGGCAGCCGGATGTACCGCTCGGGTGACCTGGCCAGGTGGCGGGCGGACGGCCAGATGGAGTTCATCGCGCGCGTCGACGACCAGGTCAAGCTGCGCGGCTTCCGTATCGAACTGGGCGAGATCGAGGGCGTCATCGGTGCGCACCCGAAGCTGGCACAGGTGGCCGTGATCGTCCGTGAGGACCAGCCGGGCGACAAGCGTCTGGTCGGCTACGCCGTCCCCGCGCCGGGGCAGAGCGTGGACTCCGCCGAGCTGCGCCGCTACGCGGCCGGGCAACTGCCCGACTACATGGTGCCCGCGGTCTTCGTGCTGCTCGAAGAGCTCCCGCTCACGGTGAACCGCAAACTGGACCGCAAGGCGCTGCCCACGCCCGACTACGGCGTCGCGGCCGGCGCCTCGGGGCGTGCGCCGCGCACCGCGCACGAGGAGATCCTGTGCGCCGCGTTCGCGGAGATACTGGGCCTGCCGCGGGTCGGCGTGGACGACAACTTCTTCGCGCTGGGCGGGCATTCACTGCTGGTCACCCGGCTGATCGCGGGGCTGCGCCGGACGCTGGGGGCGGAGCTGCCGATCCGGGCGGTGTTCGAGGCGCCGACCGTCGCCGAGCTCGCCGCGCGCCTGGCCGACGCGGGCACGGCCCGTCCGCCGCTGGTGGCGGGCGAGCGTCCGGCGCGGCTGCCGCTGTCCCCCGCACAGCAACGGCTGTGGTTCCTGCACAAGCTGGCGGGCCCCAGCCCGACCTACAACGTGCCCGTCGCGGTACGGCTGACCGGTGAGCTGGACCGTGCGGCGCTGGAGGCGGCACTGGGCGACGTGGTGGAGCGCCACGAGGCGCTGCGCACCCGGTTCGCCGAGGAGTCCGGCGAGCCGTGCCAGGTGGTGCTCAGCGGCGAACCGTCCCGGCCGGTGGTCGAGTGGGTCGAGCTGGAGGCGCCGGATCAGCTGGAGACGGCGTTGGCGGAGGTCGCCGCGTACGGCTTCGACCTGACCGCCGGAGTCCCGCTCAAGCTCACCCTCTTCAAGGTCGCCGAGGACCGGCACGTCCTGCTCATCCTGCTGCACCACATCGCCAGCGACGGCTGGTCCATGGGGCCGCTCTCCCGCGACCTGTCCACCGCCTACACCGCCCGCGTCGGCGGCCACGCCCCCGCCTGGGAACCACTGCCGGTGCAGTACGCCGACTACGCCCTGTGGCAGCGCGACGTACTGGGCGACGAGAACGACCCCGGCAGCGTCCTGTCCCAGCAGCTCGACTTCTGGCGCAAGGAGCTCAGCGGCGCCCCCGAGCTGCTGGAACTGCCGCTGGACCGGCCCCGCCCGGCCGTCGCCAGCCACCGCGGCGCCACGGTGGAGCTGAGCATCGACGCCGAGCTGCACCGCGCGTTGCTGTCCTTCGCCCAGGGCTCGGGCGCCACGCTGTTCATGGTGCTGCACTCGGCGGTGGCGGCCCTGCTGTCCCGTATGGGCGCGGGCACCGACATCCCGATCGGCACCGCCGTGGCGGGGCGCTCCGACGAGGCCCTGGACGACCTGGTCGGCTTCTTCGTCAACACCCTCGTCCTGCGCACCGACGTCTCCGGCGACCCCACCTTCCGCCAGCTCCTGGCCCGCGTCCGCGAAACCGACCTGGCCGCCTACGCCCACCAGGACACGCCCTTCGAGCGTGCCGTGGAAGCCGCACAGGTCACCCGGGTGCTCTCGCACACGCCGCTCTTCCAGGTCTCGTTGAACCTGGAGGACGGCACCGCCATCACGCCGGACCTGCCCGGGGTCCAGGTCCGGCCCGAGCCGGTCGGCGTCCCGGCCGCCAAGTCCGAGCTGGTCTTCGGCCTGACCGAACGGCACACGACGGCCGGCGAACCGGCAGGCCTCACCGGTGAACTCACCTACGCCACGGACCTCTTCGAGCGCGCCGGGGCAGAGGCCCTGGCCGGGCGGCTGATCCGGATGCTGCGGACCATCGCGGCCGATCCGGACCGCAGGGTGGGCAGTGCCGAGATCCTTGCCGAGGAAGAGCGGCGGGAACTGCTCGTCACTCGTAATGCCACGGAGCAGGCGGTTCCGGCGCTGACGATGCCGCAACTGTTCGAGGCCCAGGCCGCCCAGGCTCCCGACGCCGAAGCCGTCGTCTACGAGGACACCACCCTCACCTACGGCGAACTCGACCGCCGCGCCAACCAGCTCGCCCGCCTCCTGATCACCCACGGAGTCGGACCCGAACGCCTCGTCGCGCTCGCCATGCCCCGCTCCGCCGACATGATCACCGCCGCCCTCGCCATCCACAAAGCCGGCGGCGCCTACCTCCCCATCGACCCCGACTACCCCACCGACCGCATCACCTACATGCTCACCGACGCCCACCCGGTCTGCATCCTCACCGAATCAACAACCGCCGGCCGCCTGCCCGAAACGACCTGCCCGCAGCTCGTCCTGGACAACCCCACGACCACCGCCCGGCTGGCACACCTGCCCGACACCCCGGTGACAGACACCGAACGCACCACCCCCCTCCACCTGCACCACCCCGCCTACCTCATCTACACCTCCGGCTCCACCGGCCGCCCCAAAGGCGTCCTCGTCACCCACACCGGCATCGCCTCACTCGCCACCGCACAAACCCACCACCTCAACACCGGCCCCACCTCCCGCACCCTCCAATTCGCCTCCCTCAGCTTCGACGCCGCCACCTGGGAAATCATCATGGCCCTCACCCACGGCGCCACCCTCGTCATGGCACCCCCCACCCGCCTGACCGGAGACGAACTCACCACCCTCCTCCACCAACAACACATCACCCACGCCACCCTCCCCCCAGCCATCCTCGCCACCCTCCCCGACAACACCCTCCCCGCCGACATGACACTCATCGTCGCCGGCGAAGCCTGCCCACCCGAACAAACCGCCCGCTGGTCCACCGGCCGACACATGATCAACGCCTACGGACCCACCGAAACCACCATCTGCACCACCATGAGCCCACCCCTCACCGGCACCACCACACCACCCCTCGGCACCCCCATCACCAACACCCACCTCTACCTCCTCGACCACAACCTCCACCCCACACCCCCCGGCGTCCCCGGCGAGCTCTACACCACCGGCCCCGGCCTCGCCCGCGGCTACCACAACCGCCCCGACCTCACCGCCCAACACTTCATCGCCAACCCCTACGGCCCACCCGGCACCCGCCTCTACCGCACCGGCGACCTCGCCCGCTGGACCACCCACCACACCCTCGAATACCTCGGCCGCACCGACAACCAAGTCAAAATCCGCGGCTTCCGCATCGAACTCGGCGAAATCGAAACCACCCTCACGGACCATCCGCAGGTCGCCCGGGCGATGGCACTGGTGCGTACGGACCGTGCCGATGAGCAGCGGATCGTGGCCTACGTCGAGGGCCCTGCCGACGCGGCCGCAGCGTCGCGGCTGGTCGAGGAGTTGCGCGAGCGGTGCGCCGGGCAACTGCCTGCGTACATGGTGCCGTCGGCCTTCGTGGTCCTTCAGGAGTGGCCGCTGACGCCGAACGGGAAGGTGGACCGCAAGGCCCTGCCCGCGCCGGAGCAGCCGACCGGATCCGCCGACGGCCGGGCCCCGCGCACTCCCCAGGAGGAGACCCTGTGCGGAATCTTCGGGGAGCTGCTGGGGGTGGCCTCGGTGAGCATCGACGACAGCTTCTTCCAACTGGGCGGCCACTCACTGCTGGTGACCCGGCTGATCAGCCGGGTACGGACGGCGCTGGGCGCTGAACTGCCGGTCCGGACGGTCTTCGAGAAGCCGACCGTCGCCGGGCTGGCCGGGGAGATCGGCACGGCCCGCCGGGCCCGGCCCTCGCTCCGCCGTATGCGCAGCTCCTGA
- a CDS encoding (2Fe-2S)-binding protein, translated as MTRAPAAPPAVHPLAESYARLSAAFPGLRVTLWDAAPPSGDGWVCAAGLAAGGESLDAFLARDDAQIVRDYGQRARPDVIASFALHRYAWPACLLITIPWFLHRRVPRLPVQDVSFQRELGRMAVRVSAFSCLPDDPAAALPGARVVPDEEALRAEVRAAVAQHLRPVLEGFRPRMRRGPRALWGLASDEIVEGLWYLGQLLGEEPRAVAELELLLPGTTPPYVGGAGFRELTGPRGQSLATRDRAGCCMFYTLRPQDTCVTCPRTADEERIRRLTAAT; from the coding sequence ATGACTCGTGCCCCCGCCGCCCCGCCTGCCGTCCATCCCCTCGCCGAGTCCTACGCCCGGCTCTCCGCGGCCTTCCCGGGCCTGCGGGTGACCCTGTGGGACGCCGCCCCGCCCAGCGGCGACGGCTGGGTGTGCGCGGCCGGGCTCGCGGCCGGCGGCGAGAGCCTGGATGCCTTCCTCGCCCGGGACGACGCGCAGATCGTGCGGGATTACGGACAGCGCGCCCGGCCGGACGTCATCGCGAGCTTCGCCCTGCACCGCTACGCCTGGCCCGCCTGCCTGCTGATCACCATCCCCTGGTTCCTGCACCGCCGGGTCCCGCGCCTGCCGGTGCAGGACGTCTCCTTCCAGCGCGAGCTGGGCAGGATGGCGGTGCGGGTCAGCGCCTTCAGCTGCCTCCCGGACGACCCCGCCGCGGCGCTGCCCGGCGCCCGGGTCGTCCCGGACGAGGAGGCCCTGCGGGCGGAGGTGCGGGCGGCGGTGGCCCAGCACCTCCGGCCCGTACTGGAGGGCTTTCGCCCCCGGATGCGGCGCGGGCCGCGGGCGCTGTGGGGCCTGGCGTCCGACGAGATCGTGGAAGGCCTGTGGTACCTGGGGCAGCTGCTGGGCGAGGAGCCGCGTGCGGTGGCCGAGCTGGAGTTGCTGCTGCCGGGCACCACCCCTCCGTACGTGGGCGGTGCGGGATTCCGCGAACTGACCGGGCCGCGCGGCCAGTCGCTGGCGACCCGGGACCGGGCCGGCTGCTGCATGTTCTACACGCTGCGCCCCCAGGACACCTGCGTCACCTGCCCGCGCACCGCGGACGAGGAGCGCATCAGGCGCCTCACCGCGGCCACTTGA
- a CDS encoding GntR family transcriptional regulator, translated as MEQGTAEQEPCAGARVPAQAGPAVPRRHSVRGQVLAALRHALVGGELAPGEVYSAPALAEHYGVSATPVREAMQQLAGEGAVEVVPNRGFRVAERSPRDLAELAEVRAMLEVPAIVRLARALPPERWEGLRPLADAGVTAAARGDRVGYAEADHAFHDALMSLTGNRTLTEVTGDLLRRAQWPPAGGPRRRTAELLADASEHTALLDALVAQEYAVAERIAREHVSVARHPH; from the coding sequence ATGGAGCAGGGCACAGCGGAACAGGAGCCGTGCGCCGGCGCGAGGGTGCCCGCGCAGGCCGGCCCCGCCGTGCCCCGGCGGCACTCCGTCCGCGGCCAGGTGCTGGCCGCGCTGCGCCATGCGCTGGTCGGCGGGGAGCTGGCCCCGGGCGAGGTCTACTCCGCGCCCGCGCTCGCCGAGCACTACGGCGTCTCCGCGACCCCGGTCCGGGAGGCCATGCAGCAGCTCGCGGGGGAGGGCGCCGTCGAGGTCGTGCCCAACCGCGGCTTCCGGGTCGCCGAGCGCAGCCCCCGTGACCTCGCCGAACTGGCCGAGGTCCGGGCGATGCTGGAGGTGCCCGCGATCGTCCGGCTGGCCCGGGCGCTGCCCCCCGAGCGCTGGGAGGGGCTGCGCCCGCTCGCCGATGCGGGCGTCACGGCCGCCGCCCGCGGTGACCGGGTCGGCTACGCCGAGGCCGACCACGCCTTCCATGACGCCCTGATGTCGCTCACCGGCAACCGCACGCTCACCGAGGTCACCGGCGATCTGCTCCGCCGCGCCCAGTGGCCGCCGGCCGGCGGCCCCCGGCGGCGTACGGCCGAGCTGCTGGCCGACGCCTCCGAGCACACGGCGCTGCTCGACGCCCTGGTCGCCCAGGAGTACGCGGTGGCCGAGCGGATCGCCCGCGAGCATGTGTCGGTGGCGCGCCACCCGCACTGA
- a CDS encoding TetR/AcrR family transcriptional regulator, with amino-acid sequence MTDGAPRPLRADARRNREKILAAAVRVFTTEGLDAHLERIAKEAGVGSATLYRHFPTREALVEAVYRNEVAQLCDAAPALLAQKPAAEALRAWTRLFLDYVTAKYGMIDALRAIAAKGNNPYGHSREMIQAALTSLMDACTAAGAIRADIRPTDIGAALEGIALTSAGAEHRQQAERLLDLTLDGLTVRP; translated from the coding sequence ATGACCGACGGAGCGCCTCGGCCGTTGCGGGCTGACGCACGGCGCAACAGGGAGAAGATCCTCGCGGCTGCTGTGCGCGTGTTCACGACGGAGGGACTGGACGCACACCTGGAACGCATCGCCAAGGAGGCGGGCGTGGGCAGCGCGACTCTCTACCGCCACTTCCCCACCCGGGAGGCCCTGGTCGAAGCGGTCTACCGCAACGAGGTGGCCCAGCTGTGCGACGCCGCCCCCGCCCTGCTCGCACAGAAGCCGGCGGCGGAGGCCCTGCGCGCGTGGACGCGCCTCTTCCTCGACTACGTCACCGCCAAGTACGGCATGATCGACGCCCTGCGCGCCATCGCCGCGAAGGGAAACAATCCCTATGGTCACAGCCGGGAAATGATCCAGGCCGCCCTCACCTCGCTCATGGACGCCTGCACGGCCGCCGGGGCGATCCGTGCCGATATCCGGCCCACCGACATCGGCGCCGCCCTGGAAGGCATCGCCCTCACCTCGGCGGGCGCCGAACACCGACAGCAAGCGGAGCGCCTGCTCGACCTCACCCTGGACGGTCTCACGGTCCGCCCGTGA